From a region of the Schistocerca nitens isolate TAMUIC-IGC-003100 chromosome 8, iqSchNite1.1, whole genome shotgun sequence genome:
- the LOC126199707 gene encoding uncharacterized protein LOC126199707, with protein sequence MINYDETNMSYDPGKQQIIMKRGSKHAEKVMDSSKSSVSIMMAASADGKLLPPYVLYKSELLWDTWQEGGPQGTCFNRNKTGWFDLPVFEDWLFTIALPYLKRQNGPTVVIGDNLSSYVSLCGIEECERNNISFILLPPNSKHPRQPLDVSFFRPMKAVW encoded by the coding sequence ATGATCAACTATGATGAAACCAACATGTCATATGATCCAGGCAAGCAGCAGATAATTATGAAACGAGGGAGTAAGCATGCTGAAAAAGTGATGGACTCATCAAAATCTAGTGTCTCAATAATGATGGCAGCTAGTGCTGATGGTAAACTGCTTCCTCCGTATGTTCTTTACAAATCAGAGCTTTTGTGGGACACGTGGCAAGAAGGTGGACCACAAGGAACCTGTTTCAATAGGAACAAAACTGGATGGTTTGACCTGCCAGTATTTGAAGATTGGTTGTTTACAATCGCTTTGCCATATTTGAAGAGGCAAAATGGGCCAACAGTCGTGATTGGAGACAACTTATCCAGTTATGTGTCTTTATGTGGTATTGAAGAGTGTGAGCGgaacaatatttcattcattctCCTTCCCCCCAATAGCAAGCACCCCCGCCAACCGCTTGACGTGAGCTTCTTCAGGCCAATGAAAGCAGTATGGTGA